A genome region from Pseudorca crassidens isolate mPseCra1 chromosome 20, mPseCra1.hap1, whole genome shotgun sequence includes the following:
- the DMPK gene encoding myotonin-protein kinase isoform X5, which translates to MSAEVRLRRLQQLVLDPSFLGLEPLLDLLLGVHQELGASDLAQDKYVADFLEWVEPIAERLKEARLQRDDFEILKVIGRGAFSEVAVVKMKQTGQVYAMKIMNKWDMLKRGEVSCFREERDVLVNGDQRWITQLHFAFQDENYLYLVMEYYVGGDLLTLLSKFGERIPAEMARFYLAEIVMAIDSVHRLGYVHRDIKPDNILLDRCGHIRLADFGSCLKLRADGTVRSLVAVGTPDYLSPEILQAVGGGPGTGSYGPECDWWALGVLAYEMFYGQTPFYADSTAETYGKIVHYKEHLSLPLADAGVPDEVRDLIQQLLCPPEMRLGRNGAGDFQKHPFFFGLDWDSLRDSAPPFTPDFEGATDTCNFDVVEDGLTAMVSGGGETLSDMQEGTPLGVHLPFVGYSSYSCMALGDDEIPGSTPMELEAEALPEPLQEPSLEPTVPPPEEAAEAAVPEAIPEAVAEARVTLRELQEALEEEVLTRQSLSQELEAIRTANQNFASQLREAEARNRDLEAHVRQLQERMELLQAGGAAGP; encoded by the exons ATGTCAGCCGAAGTGCGGCTGAGGCGGCTTCAGCAGCTGGTGCTGGACCCCAGCTTCCTGGGGCTGGAGCCCCTGCTCGACCTTCTCCTGGGCGTCCACCAAGAGCTGGGCGCGTCCGACCTGGCCCAGGACAAGTATGTGGCCGACTTCTTGGAGTGGG tgGAGCCCATCGCGGAGAGGCTTAAGGAGGCCCGACTGCAGAGGGATGACTTCGAGATTCTGAAGGTGATCGGACGCGGGGCGTTCAGCGAG GTGGCGGTGGTGAAGATGAAGCAGACGGGCCAGGTGTACGCCATGAAGATCATGAATAAGTGGGACATGCTGAAGAGAGGCGAG GTGTCGTGCTTCCGCGAAGAGAGGGATGTGTTGGTGAACGGGGACCAGCGCTGGATCACGCAGCTGCACTTCGCCTTCCAGGACGAAAACTACCTG TACCTGGTCATGGAGTACTACGTGGGCGGGGACCTGCTAACGCTGCTGAGCAAGTTTGGGGAGCGGATCCCGGCCGAGATGGCGCGCTTCTACCTGGCCGAGATTGTCATGGCCATAGACTCGGTGCACCGGCTGGGCTACGTGCACAG GGACATCAAACCGGACAACATCCTGCTGGACCGCTGCGGCCACATCCGCTTGGCCGACTTTGGCTCCTGCCTCAAGTTGCGGGCGGATGGAACG GTGCGGTCACTGGTGGCTGTGGGCACCCCGGACTACTTGTCTCCCGAGATCCTGCAGGCCGTGGGCGGTGGGCCCGGGACTGGCAGCTACGGGCCCGAGTGTGACTGGTGGGCGCTGGGCGTGCTCGCCTATGAAATGTTCTATGGGCAGACGCCCTTCTACGCCGACTCCACGGCTGAGACCTACGGCAAGATCGTGCACTACAAG GAGCACCTGTCTCTACCGCTGGCAGACGCAGGAGTCCCCGACGAGGTTCGCGATCTCATCCAGCAGCTGCTGTGTCCCCCCGAGATGCGCCTGGGCCGGAATGGAGCAGGCGATTTCCAGAAGCATCCTTTCTTCTTTGGCCTTGACTGGGACAGCCTCCGAGACAGCGCGCCCCCCTTTACGCCGGATTTCGAGGGTGCCACAGACACATGCAACTTCGATGTGGTGGAAGACGGGCTCACTGCCATGGTGAGCGGGGGAGGG GAGACGCTGTCGGATATGCAGGAAGGCACGCCACTGGGGGTCCACCTGCCTTTCGTGGGCTACTCCTCCTATTCCTGCATGGCCCTTGG ggATGATGAGATCCCGGGCTCCACGCCCATGGAACTGGAGGCCGAGGCGCTGCCTGAGCCATTGCAAGAGCCCAGCCTGGAACCCACGGTGCCCCCACCAGAGGAAGCG GCTGAAGCGGCAGTTCCGGAGGCCATTCCGGAGGCGGTGGCAGAGGCCCGGGTGACGCTGCGGGAACTCCAGgaggccctggaggaggaggtgctCACCCGACAGAGCCTGAGCCAGGAGCTGGAGGCCATCCGAACGGCCAACCAGAACTTCGCCAG CCAACTCCGCGAGGCCGAGGCCCGTAACCGAGACCTGGAGGCGCACGTCCGGCAGCTGCAGGAGCGGATGGAGTTGCTTCAGGCCGGGGGAGCCGCAG GTCCCTAG